The Saccharothrix variisporea genome has a segment encoding these proteins:
- a CDS encoding RNA polymerase sigma factor, which yields MGELRTAGERPPWEGLDGTDRHAACVVAARDGDRRALDVLVADLTPLVWHVARGHGLDRSTAEDVVQTVWLALLRHLDRLVEPRALAGWLVVATRREAQRTWTPSRREAALSDELAEQLESEYGLPEDAALVDDRDHRLWRAFGRLSQKCQELLRLTVLAGRAEYRAVAEALSMPRGSIGPTRGRCLTTLRAHLDAEGGSR from the coding sequence GTGGGAGAGCTGCGCACGGCTGGTGAGCGGCCACCTTGGGAAGGTCTGGACGGGACGGACCGGCACGCCGCCTGCGTCGTCGCCGCCCGCGACGGTGACCGCAGGGCGCTGGACGTGCTGGTCGCGGACCTGACGCCGCTCGTGTGGCACGTCGCGCGCGGACACGGCCTGGACCGCAGCACCGCGGAGGACGTGGTGCAGACGGTGTGGTTGGCCCTGCTGCGCCACCTGGACCGGTTGGTCGAACCCCGCGCGCTGGCGGGGTGGCTCGTCGTGGCGACGCGGCGGGAGGCCCAGCGCACCTGGACCCCCAGTCGTCGGGAAGCGGCGCTGTCCGACGAGCTGGCGGAGCAGTTGGAGAGCGAATACGGGCTGCCCGAGGACGCCGCCCTGGTAGACGACCGGGACCACCGGTTGTGGCGGGCCTTCGGCCGCTTGTCGCAGAAGTGCCAGGAACTGCTGCGACTCACCGTGCTGGCCGGGCGGGCGGAGTACCGCGCGGTCGCCGAAGCACTGTCCATGCCACGCGGGAGCATCGGTCCGACCAGGGGCCGGTGCTTGACGACGTTGCGCGCACATCTTGACGCGGAAGGAGGATCGCGGTGA